The region CTCCAGCGCCAGCAGCGCCACCTGGTCGGCGCGGGCGATGGTGAGCATGCCGCGCGGGCTGAGCAGCGGGTGGTCGCAGAAGCCGGCAGGCGGATCGGTGAGGAAGGCCCGGCTCGCCATGGCCAGACGGCGGATGACGCCGTTGCCGTAATTCTCGGTGAAGCTCGCGGCCGACCGTCCGGTGGCGTGGATGCCGCATTGGCTCTCCCGCTCCAGGAGGATGACGGAGCCGAGGGCGGCGAGCTCATAGGCCGCGCCCGCGCCGGCGATGCCGCCGCCGACGACGAGGACGTCCGCCGTGCCGGTCTCGGCGGCGCTCATGCCGCGAGCGCCTGGGTCAGGTCGGCGATCAGGTCCTCCGCCGCCTCGATGCCGACCGACAGCCGCAGCAGGTCCGGCGGCGTGTGGCTCTGCGGCCCTTCCATGCCGCGCCGGATCTCGATCACCGTCTCCAGCCCGCCGAAGGAGATCGCCTGGCGGATGGTCCGGACCGCGCCGGCGACGCGATGCGCCGCGGGCTCGCCGCCGGCGACGCGGAAGGAGAGCATGCCGCCGAAGCCGCTGGACATCTGCGTCGCGGCCAGCCCATGGCCGGGATGGCTCGCCAGGCCGGGATAGAGCACCTCGACCACGCCGGCATGGTCCTGCAGCATGCCGGCGATCGCCAGGGCGTTGCGGCAGATCGTCTCCATCCGCAGCTTGAGCGTGCGCATGCCGCGCAGCAGCAGCCAGGCCTCGAACGGCCCGAGCACGGCGCCGTAATCGTTGCGGATCGCCGCCAGCCGGCGCAGCAGCGCCCCCTGTCCGGGCGCCGCGACCAGGGCGCCGGCGACGACGTCGGCATGGCCGTTGAGATATTTGCTGCCGGAATGCAGGACGAGGTCGACGCTCCGTTCGATCGGGCGGGTGAGGATCGGCGTCGCCACCGTGTTGTCGGCGACGACCAGGGCGCCGCAGCCATGCGCCAGCTCGCTGACGGCCGAGATATCCGAGACGTGCCAGAGCGGATTGGCCGGCGTCTCGATCCAGACGAGGTCGGCCGGACGCGCATCCAGGATCGCCTTCAGTCCGGCAAGGTCGCCATAGTCGGCCTCGGTGACGGCGAGGCCCCAGGCGGCGCCGTGGGTCGCCAGCCAGTGGCGCAGGCCGGAATAGAGCCGCGTCGGCACCACGACATGGGCGCCCGGCCGCAGCGTGTGCAGGGCCGCGGTCGCCGCCGCCATGCCCGAGGAGAACAACAGGCCGCCTTCGCCGCCCTCCAAGGCCGCGAGCAGCGCCTCCGCCTGCAGGAAGGTCGGGTTGTCGTCGCGGGTGAAGCTGCGCCCGGCGCGGCCGAGATCGGCCGGGTCGCGCAGGAAGGTCGTGGCCGGGCGGATCGCCGGCCCGAGCGCGTCGGTCTCCTCGTCGATCCAGCCCAGGGCCTGCGCCAGCAGGGTCTGCGGG is a window of Labrys wisconsinensis DNA encoding:
- a CDS encoding trans-sulfuration enzyme family protein, producing MSHTPPALTPQTLLAQALGWIDEETDALGPAIRPATTFLRDPADLGRAGRSFTRDDNPTFLQAEALLAALEGGEGGLLFSSGMAAATAALHTLRPGAHVVVPTRLYSGLRHWLATHGAAWGLAVTEADYGDLAGLKAILDARPADLVWIETPANPLWHVSDISAVSELAHGCGALVVADNTVATPILTRPIERSVDLVLHSGSKYLNGHADVVAGALVAAPGQGALLRRLAAIRNDYGAVLGPFEAWLLLRGMRTLKLRMETICRNALAIAGMLQDHAGVVEVLYPGLASHPGHGLAATQMSSGFGGMLSFRVAGGEPAAHRVAGAVRTIRQAISFGGLETVIEIRRGMEGPQSHTPPDLLRLSVGIEAAEDLIADLTQALAA